Genomic window (Kosakonia sp. BYX6):
ACGACAAAAACAGGAATGCCGTAGCCGGTGGCGAGAATTTCGTCGAGTTTACCGCGTTCAATATCATTGACAGATAACACGACGGCAGCAACATCAATAAACTTGGTTTCATCAATATTTACGATGCTGCGCTGTGTTGAAAAACAACCAATACAGGAAGTACTTACAGCGATTTTTAAATCAGACATAGTCAACTTCTTTAAATTAAGGTAATAAAAAGCCTTCAACTTCTCTAATGAGAAATCGATATTTCCGGGAAAATAAAAATCACGCGCAAAGAATTAACGCAGCGGTCTATTTATTTCAGATGCAGAAAATCCTAACCTGTCCGGTAACAGGAAATGCAGGATTTAATGGGGTGAGCACTGCGTGTTACAGGCGCTTAGCCTGCGCAACAAGCGTTCCAGATGAGCGGTACGCTGGCGTGCCCGAATTAAAGACTAGTGGGCATTAAAGAAATGAAAGTCGAAGCTATTACGGTTGGTAAACATCATAATATGCGTCGTACGCCTGATATGAGGCATTGTACGGCTATTATTTTCCATTTCTTTTATACCTGTCCTCGGGAGTTGCAAGGTGCAGTATCTTAGCATGATTGTATTTTTTATATACGCTTTCAAATTTCCGATGTGCGGGGGGAATTGATTCCTTTTCGCCTCTTTGAAATAAATAATGATTGTGATGAGTTGGAATAGTCTCAATCAAAAAAGCCTACGAAATATCTGTAATAACGAACAGGCCAGGTTAATTCTGCGGCTTTATTGACGTTGTACCCCGCCACGCAGCGGGTAGTTGTTGCGCCAGCCAATGTGCCTCAGGACGTTGCTCGGCCTGCGCTTGCTGGGCAAAGAAACGCTGCACTTCGGCAAACAGCTTGTCCGGTGAATGGTTCGGTGACTGCAACGCCACCAGCACCCCTTGCAGGTCGGCGCAACGGTGCCATTGGCACTGCGCGACATACCCGAGGCTTCGCTCAACCCGCATCTGGTGAAAAAAGCGCGGCTGATAACGCAGAATCAGCGCTTGCATCGGCACACATTCACGCGCTTCCAGCGGCAGAAACAGCAGCAGGGCGTTCTCCTCTTCATGCGCCGCCAGCGAATAGTGCTGACCGGAAGGAATAAGCCCATGCGCTACGGATTCGGCTTTTATCGGATAGATAAACTCACTCAGCAGCCGCGATAGCGCCTGGTGCAGCCCCGCGTTGCCGCCGGTGAGCTGCGCTTGCCAGTGTTGCTGCGTCGGTTTTGCGATGGCCGCGTGCAGTTCGCGCGGCAATTGCGCCAGCAGGCGACGAATGGCGCTGCCTTGCCTCTCCAGCGCCCGATCCTGCGCCAGCGCAAGGCGGCCTTGCGCTGCGGCGTTGCTATCCAGAGCCTGCAAACGCTGAGTGAGACTTGCCAACATCGCCTGCATTAACAGCGGGTTACCACAAAGATTGAGCTGCCAGATGCCCTGCTCGCGCTGCACGGTCAGTTTTCCGCCCAGCCGGGCGGTGTCGGCACTGAGCATTCGCAGGCGAGAGAGCATTCTCCAGCCCTCTTCATCACTGAACGGCGTTGCCGGAGCCGGGCGCAGTTGCAGCGATGCGGCTTGTTGCCGGGGTTGCCAGGCCAGCGGAACCACGCGCGGCGGCAGTGTTGGCAGCACCGGCGGCGCGGGCGTGAGAAAGGGGGTGAATTCACTCTCGGTGACGTCCGCCGCCCCAGGTTGCGCAAAAGGCGCCAGTATCAGGCGGAAACCTTGGCTTTCGCAGCGCTGCCCGGCAACGTCGGGCGATGCCCACAGGCGGGTGAGATTGTGCGGAGTTAATGCCGCCAATAATATTTCCCAGGCATGCTTGTCGGGCGGCGGCAGACCAAACGCGCGTTCGCGCAGCGCTTCCAGCGGCGGCAGTTGCGCGAACGTTTGCCGTGCGAAAGCGCGCACTGCCGCGCATTGCGCGTGACTGAGTGCGCCCACCGCGTGCAGCCAGCGGGAAAACAGCCCTTCAACCTGCGCGGTGCTGACGGAGTTATCTCTGAGCGTCAGGGTGAGCCGCAGCCAGTGCGTGGTCGCATCCAGCCGATCGACCTGCACGGCGATGGCCGTGACTAAATTGCGCTGGCGAAATGCCGCCATCAGCCCACCGACGCTTTCATCATGCAATAGCGTTTGTAGCTGGCGCAGTGCGCCACAGGCGGCAGTGGGGATCAGAAAACTGAACGTCAGCGTGGTTTCGCGCGCCTGCTGCAACGCCTGATCAAGATTCATTGATGGCTGGAGCGTGAAGGGCAATGTCTGCATCATCGACGGTAGCCCTTGCGCGCTTTGACGTGCCAGCGTGTCGAGGGTTTCCAGCGGTTGCGGCCCTTGTAAAAAGAGATGCCGACGACCGGCGTGATAATGCAGTTGGTGGAAATCGTTCAGCGCCTGGTGGAGCATATCGGTGCGCGCGCCAAAGCTTTCGCGGCTGCCGATGCGAAAGCGCGCAAGGCGACCGTCGTGGCTCATGCTGTGAAGCAGCGCGGCTTCGCGGCGCTTTTCCGCATCACGTTGTAATAGATGATACTCGGCGTCGATCACCTCCACTTCCGCGGCTAGCTCACCGGCGTTAAGCAGCGGCGCGACCAGCATATCCGTCAGGCGTAACAGCCCCGGTTGTAACTGGTCAGCAGGCACTTCAAGAAAATAAGCGGTTTGCGCCAGGCGGGTCGAGGCGTTCAGTCGCCCACCTTGCGCTGGCACCCAGCTCATCAGCCGCTCGGCATCCGGGTAACTGCGGCTGCCGCGAAACAGCATATGTTCCAGCAAATGCGCAAGACCGGGCCAGGCGTCAGGCTCATGCAGGCTTCCGGCATCGACGCGCCACAGCGCCGCCGCCTGGCGTGCGTCCGGTTGATGCACCAGCGTGACATCAACACCGTTATCCAGGCGAAAGCGCGAGGTCTGCACGGTTAGCCTTTCATGATCAGTTGGGCGTTCACCCGGTTACGAAAACGCAACTCGTCGACGCGGGTTCGGCTATGATTCGCCGCCTCGCGCGCCGCAAGGATGGTGCCATGATGCGGTGACTTGCTGCACACCGGGTCGGCATTGTCGGCATCGCCGGTCAGCATAAACGCCTGGCAACGACAGCCGCCGAAGTCCTGCTCTTTTTCCGGGCAGGAACGACACGGTTCCGGCATCCAGTCATTGCCTCGGTAGCGGTTAAAACCGAAGGAGTCGTACCAGATGTGCGACAGCGAATGTTCCAGCACCGAGGGGAATTTTACCGGCAACTGACGCGCACTGTGGCACGGCAGTGCGGTGCCTTCCGGCGTGACGCTCAAGAAGATCGCTCCCCAGCCACCCATGCAGCCTTTCGGGCGCTCTTCGTAGTAATCCGGCGTGACAAACAGCAAATTCGTCAGGTTACCGTTTTCCGCCATCTTTTCCCGGTAGGCTTTCACCACGGCTTCCGCGCGGGCGATCTGCTCGTGGCTTGGCAATAACCCTTCGCGATTAAGCTGCGCCCAGCCGTAAAACTGGCAGGTCGCCAGTTCGACATCATCGGCTTCCAGCTGCAATGAAAGGGCGATGATCTGGTCTATTTGGTCGATATTGTGGCGATGCAAGACAAAGTTCAGCACCATCGGGTAGCCCAACGCTTTTACCGCTTTCGCCATCGCCAGCTTCTGGTGAAAGGCTTTCTCGTTGCCTGCCAGCGCGGCGTTCAGCGCGGGATCGCTTGCCTGAAAACTGATCTGGATATGATCCAACCCGGCATCGGCGAAGGTGTGCAGTTTTTTCTCGCTTAGCCCGATGCCCGACGTGATCAGGTTGGTGTAAAAACCGAGTTCGCGCGCGGCGCTGATTAACTCCGGCAGGTCTTTACGCAACAGCGGTTCGCCGCCGGAAAACCCCAACTGCACGCTGCCCATTTCCCGTGCCTGGCGAAAAACCTCAATCCACTGCGCGGTGGTCAGCTCGTTTTCCCGGGACGAAAAATCAAGCGGGTTGGAGCAGTACGGGCATTGCAAAGGGCAGCGATAGGTTAACTCCGCCAGCAACCACAGCGGCGGATTGACCGTTTTACCGGAGTCAGCCACGGAAAATCACCCACTTTTGTTCATACGCCTGCGCCAGGAATTCCAGCACGTCCGCCGCCAACCCTTCGGCATCGGGGAAGCGGGCTTCCAGCGTGGCGATGATTTCGCCCGCGCTTTTGATGCCGTCCACTTCAGACAAGATCGCGGTCGCGCTGTCGTTCAGTTTTGCCATACCTTCCGGGTAAAGAATGACGTGGCAATCTTGCGCCGCTTCCCATTGCAGGCGGTAACCGCGGCGAAATTGGGGAATCTGGTTCGGTTGGATATCCATTACACCAGCCTCTTTGTGTGCCACACCGCATCATCCGTCACGGTGTGATAAGGGGCGCGATTCAGGCTGTACGCCAGCGTCATCGCGTCGAGCATGCTCCACAGGATGTCGAGCTTGAATTGCAGGATCTCCAGCATTCGCTGCTGTTTTTTGGCGGTATCGCACCAGGCCAGCGCCAAGGAGAGACCGTGTTCGACATCGCGTCGCGCCTGGCCGAGGCGGCTGCGGAAATAGTCATAACCGCTGGGTTCAATCCAGCCATAGTGCTGGGGCCAACTGTCGAGACGCGACTGATGAATTTGCGGGGCGAACAGTTCGGTCAGCGAACTGCACGCGGCTTCCTGCCAGCAGGCACGGCGCGCGAAGTTGACGTAAGCATCCACGGCGAAACGCACGCCAGGCAACACGCGCTCCTCAGAGAGTAAACTTTCACGCGTCAAACCGACCGCTTCGCCAAGGCGCAGCCAGGCTTCGATACCACCTTCGTTTTGCGCATCGCCATCATGATCGAGGATGCGCTGTACCCACTGGCGGCGCACTTCTGGGTGCGGGCAGTTCGCCATAATGGCCGCGTCTTTAATCGGAATGCTGGTCTGGTAGTAAAACCGGTTCGCGACCCAGCCCTGAATCTGCTCCCGTGTCGCTTCGCCGTTGTGCATCGCGATGTGATAAGGGTGATGAATGTGATAGTACTTGCCCTTCGCGCGCAGCGCGGCTTCAAACTCCTCGGGCGTTAACCGTGTCGCCTCAGTCATGGAACCTCTTATAACGCGATGACCATCCCGTCCCAGCTCACTTCAATGCCTTGCTGTTCAAGGCTGTGACGCTCCGGGGAATCTTCGTTAAGGATCGGGTTGGTATTGTTAATGTGAATAAGAATTTTGCGCCCGGCGGGCAGCGAGGCCAGCAACGCCATCAGACCTTGCTCTTCCGCTAACGCCAGGTGCCCCATCTCTTTGCCGGTATGGCTGCCGACCCCGCAAGCGCTCAGCTCGTTATCGCGCCACAGCGTGCCGTCGATTAACAAACAATCGGCGCGTTCCAGCCACGGCATGATTGCCGCGTCCGGCTCGCCAAGACCGGGGGCATACAGCAGGCTTTTGCCGCTGTTATTCTCTTCAACAAACAGCGCCACGTTGTGGCCGGGCAGCGGCCGATGGCGATAGTGCGAGTACGGCGGTGCGTTGCTCAGTAGCGGAATAGCGGTGAAGTGCAACGCAGGGCACACCGCCACCTGGAAGCGTTCCAGCGGTTCGATGGCGTGGTGAATAAGCCCGCCGTTCCAGTGGCTCAGCATGGGAAAGACCGGAAAACCGCTGCTGAGATCGTCGAGGACTTCTTTTGTGCACCAGACTTGGTGCGGGCACCCTTCGCGTAAGCTGAGCAACCCCGCGCTGTGGTCGATTTGGCTGTCGGTGAGGATAATCGAACCGATGCCGGTGCCGCGCAGCAACTCGGGTTTATGCAGTGCCGGCGTGGCCAAAAGCTGGTGGCGGATATCGGGCGAGGCGTTGCACAGCATCCAATTTTTGCCGTCATCGCTTATCGCAATCGAGGATTGTGTACGTGCCGAGGTTTTCATCGTGCCGTTACGCACACCCGCACAGTTGGGGCAGTTGCAGTTCCACTGTGGGAAACCGCCGCCCGCTGCCGAACCCAGAACAGTAATCAGCATGTGTCAGACCGGAAAATGAAGAAAAGAGCCCGCAACAAGGCGGGCAGGTGCGGTTAGCGGTTGGAAATGTACAGCGTCACTTCCAGACCCAGGCGCAGATCAACAAACGTTGGTTTTGTCCACATAGCGTATCTCCTTGAGATGAGAGGGGTAACGCTCGGTCGCTAGTCACCCCAGGTCATTTTTAACACCCGCAACCAGTTTCGCCAGGCCAGCTTTTCGGCAAGCACCCGATCGACGCCAGATTCCATCAGCACGGCCATCAGTCGCGGTAAACCTGTGACATCGCCCAGTTCATCCGGCAGTTCAATGCCGTCAAAATCTGAGCCGAACGCCACGCGATCCTCTCCAAGTTTAGTAACCAGATACTCGATGTGTTGAAAAATTTTCGTTAAGGAAGTGTTACCGTTGCGCTGCCCATCGGCGCGCAGAAACGCCGTGCCGAAGTTGACACCGACCAGCCCGTCACTGGCAGCGATGGCTTGCAACTGGTCGTCGGTGAGGTTTCGCGGCTGCGCGCAGAGCGCATGGGCGTTGGAATGGGTGGCCACCAGCGGCGCCGTGCTGAGTTCTGCGGTGTCCCAGAACGCCTGCGCATTCATATGCGACAGATCAACCATGATGCGCTGCTGATTGCAGGCGCGGATCAGGGCTTTTCCCGCCTCGCTCAGGCCTGGCCCGGTGTCTGGCGATCCGGGAAATGGACCGTTAACGCCTTCGCCAAACGCATTGGGAAGGTTCCAGAACGGGCCAATACTGCGCACGCCGCGCCCGACAAACGTGTCAAATTGGGTGAGCGCCGCATCGAGCGCGTCTGCGCCTTCCATGTGCAGCACCAGCGCCAGCGTACCGCTTTGCAGGCATTGCGCGATGTCGCGCGCGCTACGGCACACTGCCATTTTGCCCTGCGAGGCTTCGGCCATACGGTAAAAAAGATCGATTTGCTGGTGGCAGATGACGAGCGGATCGTGTGCGGCTTCCGCTTCTGCCAGTGAGATGCCGCGCTGTTGGGCGAGATAACGGGCGGGCGGCACAAACACGGCGAACAATCCACCGGCGAAACCGGCACGCTGCATACGGGGGAAATCAAGGTGGCCGCCGGTAAGGCCACTGAAGACGCGCTCAACCGGGTTTTGCTCGATCCACAGGCGCAGCAGTAAGTCGTTATGACCATCAAAAACGGGGAAATGAGGAAGTGCTGTTGCCATTGTCCGTGCCTTTTGTGAGTTCGGGGCAAAAGCAAAACTGGCCTTAACGGCCAGTTTTTTAACGCGATTTAACGCATGGTGACAAACTCTTCGGCGGCCGTCGGGTGGATGGCCACGGTGTTGTCGAAGTCTTTTTTGGTCGCGCCCATTTTCAGCGCTACCGCGAAACCTTGCAGCATCTCATCCATACCGGAACCGATGCCGTGAATACCGACGATTTTCTCGTCCGCGCCGACGCACACCAGTTTCATCCGGCACGGCTGGCGGTGCGAAGTGACGGCGGTGTACATCGCGGTGAACGAGGATTTATACACTTTCACCTGGTCGTCGCCGTACTGCTCGCGCGCCTGCGGTTCGGTTAAACCGACGGTGCCGATAGGCGGGTGGCTAAACACCACGGTCGGGATATTGCTGTAATCCAGATGTTCATCCGGCTTGTTGTTAAACAAGCGTTCGGAAAGACGACGGCCTGCGGCAACGGCAACTGGCGTCAGTTCAACGGCGCCGGTGTTATCGCCCACGGCGTAAATCCCCGGCACGTTAGTGTTCTGGAATTTATCGACGTCGATGTAGCCTTTGTCATTGGTTTTCACACCGGTGACGGCGAGGTTGAAATTGTCGTTTGCCGGTTCGCGACCAATCGCCCAAATCAGGCAATCTACGGTTTGCGCGCGGCCATCTTCCAGCGTTAGCGTCAGGCTGCCATCGGCGTTTTTCACCACCGATTTCGGCACAGCGTGGGTGTGCAGCGTCGGACCTTCGGCCGCCATCACTTCGACCAGCGTTTCCGTGATCAGCGGATCGAAGGCGCGCAACGGCGCATGTTTACGCACGAACAGGTGCGTTTCAGAACCCAGGCCGTTAATCACGCCCGCCAGTTCGACGGCGATATACCCTGCGCCAACCACCGCCACGCGTTTTGGCAGCGCGGGCAATTCGAAGAAACCGTCGGAATCAATGCCGTATTCCACGCCTGGAATATCCGGGTGGCTTGGGCGCCCGCCGGTGGCGATCAGAATATGATCGGCGGTGATCGTCTCACCGTTCACTTCGAGGGTTTTTGCATCGACAAACCGGGCGAAACCGCGAATGACATCGACGTTATTTTTACCCAGCACGTTCTCATAAGAAGTGTGGATACGGTCGATATACGCCGTACGGCTGGCAACCAATTTGCTCCAGTCGAAATGGTTAACCGTGGTGTCAAAACCGTAGTCCGGGCCGTAAAGGTGGATAGCTTCGGCTATTTGCGCCGCGTGCCACATCACTTTTTTCGGTACGCAACCGACGTTCACACAGGTGCCGCCAAGCGCTTTTGCTTCGATCAGTGCGCATTTTTGACCATACATAGCGGCGCGGTTAATAGAGGCGATGCCACCACTGCCGCCGCCGATGGCGATGTAGTCGTAATGTTTGCTCATGGTCGTTTCCTTAATCCTGAACGAAGTCGAAAAGAGTCGCGATTGTAGCGCGCGGCCTGAAAGGTTCCACCAATGGCTGCGATTATTCCGGGACGACCTGGGTAATCAACGTATGCCCGATACCGGCTGGTACCAGTTTGCTGTGCAGCCAGGGCAGCACAGCGTTCATTTGCGCTTCCAGCTTCCATGGCGGGTTGATAACAATCATACCGGAGGCGGTCATACCGCGCTGATCGCTGTCCGGGCGCACGCCCAGCTCAATTTGCAGAATATTGCGAATGCCGGTCGCTTCCAGGTCACGCAGCATGCGTTTGATTTGCTGGCGCAAAACGACCGGATACCACAGCGCGTAAACGCCGGTGGCAAAACGTTTGTAGCCTTCGTGAATCCCGCTGACCACGGCCTGGTAGTCGGTTTTAATTTCATACGGCGGGTCAATCAAGATTAGCCCACGGCGGGAAACCGGCGGCAGTTTGGCTTTTAATTGCTGATAACCGTCGGCGCGCGCAACGCGAGTACGCTCATCTTTCTGGAACTCCTGGCGCAGCAGCGGGAAATCGCTCGGGTGCAGTTCGGTCAGTTGCAGGCTGTCCTGCTCACGCAGCAGTTCGCGGGCAATCAGCGGGGAACCGGGGTAATAACGCAATTGTTCGCCACGGTTAAAGTGACGCACGACGTTCATGTAAGGTTCCAGTTCGGACGGTAAATCGTCTTGCTGCCAGATACGCGCGATGCCTTCCAGGTATTCGCCAGTGCGTTCCGCATGCTCGCCGGAAAGCTGATAGCGCCCCGCGCCCGCATGGGTGTCGAGGTAGAGAAACGGTTTCTCTTTTTCTTTCAACGCTTCGATGATCAGGCTTTGAACGGTGTGTTTGAGAACGTCGGCGTGGTTGCCTGCGTGGAAGCTGTGGCGATAACTGAGCATGGGTACGGAGATTCCAGAAATAAACGAGATGGCGCACAGTCTATCGCAGATTGCGGCAGATTGCCGCCGAACGCTCCGCTTATTGCAGCGATACCCGGTTAAGCGCAACGCCCACCATTGAAATCTCCTACACTTAACCCCATCCTAGACAACATTGCAAAGCGCCGTCGTGCGCTTTAATTCACCCATTTCAAGGACTGCGCATATGACCAATCCCTTATTGACGCCTTTCGAACTCCCGCCGTTTTCTCAGATCCTTCCAGAACATGTTGTCCCCGCGGTAACGAAGGCGCTGGGCGATTGCCGGAGCGCGGTAGAAAGTGTTGTCGGGCAGGGCGGCCCGTATACCTGGGCGAATCTTTGCCAGCCGCTGGCGGAAGTCGATGATCGTCTTGGTCGCCTCTTTTCGCCGGTCAGCCATTTGAACTCCGTTAAAAACAGCCCGGAACTGCGTGAAGCCTACGAGCAAACCCTGCCGCTGCTGTCGGAGTACAGCACCTGGGTTGGGCAGAACGAAGGGCTGTATAACGCGTATCGCGATTTGCGTGAAGGCTCCCATTACGACGAACTGAGCGTGGCGGAGAAAAAATCCGTTGATAACGCGCTGCGCGACTTCAAATTGTCCGGCATTGGCTTGCCGAAAGAGAAACAGCAACGTTATGGCGAAATTGCCGCGCGTCTTTCTGAACTCGGCAACATCTACAGTAATAACGTGCTCGATGCCACCATGGGCTGGACCAAACTGGTGACGGATGAAGCGGAACTGTCCGGCATGCCGGAAAGCGCCTTAGCCGCCGCCAAAGCGCAGGCCGAAGCCAAAGAACAGCAGGGCTGGCTGTTAACGCTGGATATTCCAAGCTATCTGCCGGTCATGACGTATTGCGACAACCAGGCGCTGCGTGAAGAGATGTATCGCGCTTACAGCACGCGCGCGTCCGACCAGGGGCCGAACGCCGGTAAATGGGATAACAGCCCGGTGATGGCCGAAATCCTCGCGTTGCGTCATGAACTGGCGCAACTGCTCGGCTTTGAAAGCTACGCCTTTAAATCGCTGGCCACCAAAATGGCGGAAAACCCGGCGCAGGTGCTGGAGTTCTTAACGGATCTCGCTAAACGTGCGCGCCCGCAGGGTGAAAAAGAGCTGGCGCAACTGCGCGCGTTCGCCAAAGCCGAATTTGGTGTCGATGAGCTGCAACCGTGGGACATCGGTTACTACAGCGAAAAACAGAAACAGCATCTTTACAGCATCAGCGATGAGCAACTGCGCCCGTACTTCCCGGAAAACCGCGCGGTTAACGGTCTGTTCGAAGTGGTGAAACGCATTTACGGCATCACCGCCAAAGAGCGCAAAGATGTTGATGTTTGGCACCCGGATGTGCGCTTCTTCGAGCTGTATGACGAAAACAACGAATTGCGCGGTAGCTTCTATCTCGATCTCTATGCCCGCGAAAACAAACGCGGCGGCGCGTGGATGGACGATTGCGTCGGCCAGATGCGCAGAGCCGACGGTTCGTTGCAAAAACCGGTGGCGTATCTCACCTGTAACTTCAACCGCCCGGTCAGCGGCAAACCGGCGCTGTTCACCCACGATGAAGTGATCACCCTGTTCCACGAATTTGGTCACGGCTTGCACCATATGCTGACGCGGATTGAAACCGCCGGCGTGGCGGGCATTAGCGGAGTGCCGTGGGATGCGGTCGAACTGCCGAGCCAGTTTATGGAAAACTGGTGCTGGGAGCCGCAAGCGCTGGCGTTCATTTCCGGTCATTACGAGACTGGCGAACCGCTGCCGCAAGAACTGCTGGATAAAATGCTGGCGGCGAAAAACTACCAGGCGGCGATGTTTATCCTGCGCCAGCTGGAGTTCGGCCTGTTCGATTTCCGCCTGCACGCAGAGTTCAACCCGGAGCAAGGGGCGAAAATCCTCGAAACGCTGGCAGAAATCAAACGCCAGGTCGCCGTGGTGCCTGGCCCGTCGTGGGGCCGTTTCCCGCATGCTTTCAGCCATATCTTTGCCGGTGGCTACGCGGCGGGTTATTACAGCTACCTGTGGGCCGATGTGCTGGCCGCCGACGCCTATTCCCGCTTCGAAGAAGAGGGGATTTTCAACCGCGAAACCGGGCAGTCGTTCCTCGATAACATCCTGACCCGTGGCGGTTCGGAAGAGCCGATGGATCTCTTCAAACGCTTCCGTGGCCGTGAGCCGCAGATTGACGCGATGCTTGAGCATTACGGTATCGAAGGCTAAATCTTGAAGATTTGTTTGCTCAATGAAACAGGCACCGGAGACGGTGCCTTATCTGTTCTTGCGGCCCGTTTTGGGCTGGAGCAGGATGACGACAACCTGATGGCGCTGGTGCTCACCCCTTCGCACCTTGAACTGCGCAAGCGCGATGAACCGAAACTCGGCGGCATTTTTGTCGACTTTGTGGCGGGCGGAATGGCGCACCGGCGCAAGTTCGGCGGCGGACGCGGTGAAGCGGTTGCCAAAGCGGTTGGCATCAAAGGCAGTTACTTGCCGGAAGTGGTGGATGCCACGGCGGGGCTGGGCCGCGATGCGTTTGTGCTGGCGTCGGTGGGTTGCCGGGTACGAATGCTGGAGCGCAACCCGGTAGTGGCGGCGCTGTTGGAAGATGGCCTTCATCGCGGTTATGCGGATGCGGAAATTGGCCCGTGGCTGCGCGACCGCTTACAGCTGATTCACGCTTCCAGCCTGACGGGGCTTGCGGACATCACGCCGCGCCCGCAGGTG
Coding sequences:
- a CDS encoding 23S rRNA (adenine(2030)-N(6))-methyltransferase RlmJ, which encodes MLSYRHSFHAGNHADVLKHTVQSLIIEALKEKEKPFLYLDTHAGAGRYQLSGEHAERTGEYLEGIARIWQQDDLPSELEPYMNVVRHFNRGEQLRYYPGSPLIARELLREQDSLQLTELHPSDFPLLRQEFQKDERTRVARADGYQQLKAKLPPVSRRGLILIDPPYEIKTDYQAVVSGIHEGYKRFATGVYALWYPVVLRQQIKRMLRDLEATGIRNILQIELGVRPDSDQRGMTASGMIVINPPWKLEAQMNAVLPWLHSKLVPAGIGHTLITQVVPE
- the pqqE gene encoding pyrroloquinoline quinone biosynthesis protein PqqE yields the protein MADSGKTVNPPLWLLAELTYRCPLQCPYCSNPLDFSSRENELTTAQWIEVFRQAREMGSVQLGFSGGEPLLRKDLPELISAARELGFYTNLITSGIGLSEKKLHTFADAGLDHIQISFQASDPALNAALAGNEKAFHQKLAMAKAVKALGYPMVLNFVLHRHNIDQIDQIIALSLQLEADDVELATCQFYGWAQLNREGLLPSHEQIARAEAVVKAYREKMAENGNLTNLLFVTPDYYEERPKGCMGGWGAIFLSVTPEGTALPCHSARQLPVKFPSVLEHSLSHIWYDSFGFNRYRGNDWMPEPCRSCPEKEQDFGGCRCQAFMLTGDADNADPVCSKSPHHGTILAAREAANHSRTRVDELRFRNRVNAQLIMKG
- the pqqA gene encoding pyrroloquinoline quinone precursor peptide PqqA, which encodes MWTKPTFVDLRLGLEVTLYISNR
- the pqqB gene encoding pyrroloquinoline quinone biosynthesis protein PqqB, producing the protein MLITVLGSAAGGGFPQWNCNCPNCAGVRNGTMKTSARTQSSIAISDDGKNWMLCNASPDIRHQLLATPALHKPELLRGTGIGSIILTDSQIDHSAGLLSLREGCPHQVWCTKEVLDDLSSGFPVFPMLSHWNGGLIHHAIEPLERFQVAVCPALHFTAIPLLSNAPPYSHYRHRPLPGHNVALFVEENNSGKSLLYAPGLGEPDAAIMPWLERADCLLIDGTLWRDNELSACGVGSHTGKEMGHLALAEEQGLMALLASLPAGRKILIHINNTNPILNEDSPERHSLEQQGIEVSWDGMVIAL
- the pqqC gene encoding pyrroloquinoline-quinone synthase PqqC, with amino-acid sequence MTEATRLTPEEFEAALRAKGKYYHIHHPYHIAMHNGEATREQIQGWVANRFYYQTSIPIKDAAIMANCPHPEVRRQWVQRILDHDGDAQNEGGIEAWLRLGEAVGLTRESLLSEERVLPGVRFAVDAYVNFARRACWQEAACSSLTELFAPQIHQSRLDSWPQHYGWIEPSGYDYFRSRLGQARRDVEHGLSLALAWCDTAKKQQRMLEILQFKLDILWSMLDAMTLAYSLNRAPYHTVTDDAVWHTKRLV
- a CDS encoding dipeptidase, which codes for MATALPHFPVFDGHNDLLLRLWIEQNPVERVFSGLTGGHLDFPRMQRAGFAGGLFAVFVPPARYLAQQRGISLAEAEAAHDPLVICHQQIDLFYRMAEASQGKMAVCRSARDIAQCLQSGTLALVLHMEGADALDAALTQFDTFVGRGVRSIGPFWNLPNAFGEGVNGPFPGSPDTGPGLSEAGKALIRACNQQRIMVDLSHMNAQAFWDTAELSTAPLVATHSNAHALCAQPRNLTDDQLQAIAASDGLVGVNFGTAFLRADGQRNGNTSLTKIFQHIEYLVTKLGEDRVAFGSDFDGIELPDELGDVTGLPRLMAVLMESGVDRVLAEKLAWRNWLRVLKMTWGD
- the pqqF gene encoding pyrroloquinoline quinone biosynthesis protein PqqF, with amino-acid sequence MQTSRFRLDNGVDVTLVHQPDARQAAALWRVDAGSLHEPDAWPGLAHLLEHMLFRGSRSYPDAERLMSWVPAQGGRLNASTRLAQTAYFLEVPADQLQPGLLRLTDMLVAPLLNAGELAAEVEVIDAEYHLLQRDAEKRREAALLHSMSHDGRLARFRIGSRESFGARTDMLHQALNDFHQLHYHAGRRHLFLQGPQPLETLDTLARQSAQGLPSMMQTLPFTLQPSMNLDQALQQARETTLTFSFLIPTAACGALRQLQTLLHDESVGGLMAAFRQRNLVTAIAVQVDRLDATTHWLRLTLTLRDNSVSTAQVEGLFSRWLHAVGALSHAQCAAVRAFARQTFAQLPPLEALRERAFGLPPPDKHAWEILLAALTPHNLTRLWASPDVAGQRCESQGFRLILAPFAQPGAADVTESEFTPFLTPAPPVLPTLPPRVVPLAWQPRQQAASLQLRPAPATPFSDEEGWRMLSRLRMLSADTARLGGKLTVQREQGIWQLNLCGNPLLMQAMLASLTQRLQALDSNAAAQGRLALAQDRALERQGSAIRRLLAQLPRELHAAIAKPTQQHWQAQLTGGNAGLHQALSRLLSEFIYPIKAESVAHGLIPSGQHYSLAAHEEENALLLFLPLEARECVPMQALILRYQPRFFHQMRVERSLGYVAQCQWHRCADLQGVLVALQSPNHSPDKLFAEVQRFFAQQAQAEQRPEAHWLAQQLPAAWRGTTSIKPQN
- the speFL gene encoding leader peptide SpeFL: MENNSRTMPHIRRTTHIMMFTNRNSFDFHFFNAH
- the gorA gene encoding glutathione-disulfide reductase, whose product is MSKHYDYIAIGGGSGGIASINRAAMYGQKCALIEAKALGGTCVNVGCVPKKVMWHAAQIAEAIHLYGPDYGFDTTVNHFDWSKLVASRTAYIDRIHTSYENVLGKNNVDVIRGFARFVDAKTLEVNGETITADHILIATGGRPSHPDIPGVEYGIDSDGFFELPALPKRVAVVGAGYIAVELAGVINGLGSETHLFVRKHAPLRAFDPLITETLVEVMAAEGPTLHTHAVPKSVVKNADGSLTLTLEDGRAQTVDCLIWAIGREPANDNFNLAVTGVKTNDKGYIDVDKFQNTNVPGIYAVGDNTGAVELTPVAVAAGRRLSERLFNNKPDEHLDYSNIPTVVFSHPPIGTVGLTEPQAREQYGDDQVKVYKSSFTAMYTAVTSHRQPCRMKLVCVGADEKIVGIHGIGSGMDEMLQGFAVALKMGATKKDFDNTVAIHPTAAEEFVTMR
- the pqqD gene encoding pyrroloquinoline quinone biosynthesis peptide chaperone PqqD encodes the protein MDIQPNQIPQFRRGYRLQWEAAQDCHVILYPEGMAKLNDSATAILSEVDGIKSAGEIIATLEARFPDAEGLAADVLEFLAQAYEQKWVIFRG